The following are encoded in a window of Chlamydiales bacterium STE3 genomic DNA:
- a CDS encoding Uncharacterized protein (Product derived from UniProtKB/Trembl:J2PJA4) has product MSKPFNISRKNKKYEMDLILKQLQEWYAQQCDGDWEHAQKITITTIDNPGWSIKINLEGTELEDKPFIKIFDDRSDDDWVFCNVANNQFQVYGGTGNLMEMLQIFINWAESTEEN; this is encoded by the coding sequence TTGAGTAAACCCTTCAATATAAGCAGGAAAAATAAGAAATACGAAATGGATTTAATTTTAAAGCAGTTGCAAGAATGGTATGCACAACAGTGCGATGGTGATTGGGAACATGCACAGAAAATTACAATTACAACAATTGACAATCCGGGATGGAGTATAAAAATTAACTTGGAAGGAACTGAGCTAGAAGATAAACCTTTCATTAAAATTTTTGATGATAGAAGCGACGATGACTGGGTTTTTTGTAACGTGGCAAATAATCAGTTTCAAGTATACGGGGGAACAGGAAATTTAATGGAAATGCTGCAGATTTTTATTAATTGGGCAGAGAGCACAGAAGAAAATTAA
- a CDS encoding Uncharacterized protein (Product derived from UniProtKB/Trembl:J2PJA4) yields the protein MDTNILKQLQEWYAQQCDGDWEYLHGIKITTIDRPGLKVKINVSDTELEDKPFDPISRKKSNDDWLQCSVINQSFEGYGGQRNLIEILQIFINWTKT from the coding sequence ATGGATACAAACATTTTAAAGCAGTTACAAGAATGGTACGCACAACAGTGTGATGGCGATTGGGAATACTTACATGGTATTAAAATTACGACAATTGATCGTCCAGGGCTGAAGGTAAAAATTAATGTAAGTGATACAGAACTAGAGGATAAGCCTTTTGATCCAATTTCTCGCAAGAAAAGTAACGATGATTGGTTGCAATGCAGTGTGATCAATCAATCGTTTGAAGGTTATGGCGGCCAAAGAAATTTAATTGAAATATTGCAAATCTTCATTAACTGGACAAAAACTTAA
- a CDS encoding hypothetical protein (Product derived from UniProtKB/Trembl:F8LER6), which translates to MNENTLERIQEWLVRNYDKEWEPLKNFLITTVDNPGWVIIVKLPGTELESKSFTTIRIDRSETDWLHCCIKDHNFQGGCGATNLTEMLETFINWAES; encoded by the coding sequence ATGAATGAAAATACTTTGGAAAGGATACAAGAATGGCTAGTACGTAACTACGATAAAGAATGGGAACCTTTGAAGAATTTTCTCATTACTACAGTTGATAATCCAGGTTGGGTAATCATCGTAAAACTACCTGGAACAGAATTAGAAAGTAAGTCATTCACGACTATACGTATAGACAGAAGTGAAACTGATTGGCTACACTGCTGCATTAAAGATCATAATTTTCAAGGAGGTTGTGGTGCGACAAACTTAACGGAAATGCTTGAAACTTTTATTAATTGGGCAGAAAGCTGA